From Pararhodobacter zhoushanensis, the proteins below share one genomic window:
- a CDS encoding urease accessory protein UreF produces MADTDLLTLMQWLSPAFPTGAFAYSHGLERVVADGTIHDAATLEDWLTGILLYGAGWQDAVLLAQALRPGTDLDALDALARALAPSAERLRETLDQGTALARTVAGITGRSLPPRALPIALGEAAQALSLPPATVIALFLQGFAGNLTTIAVRHVPLGQTAGQTVLANLAPVLGSLAASAATATLDDLGGAALAADLAAFEHETQDVRIFRT; encoded by the coding sequence ATGGCTGACACCGATCTGCTGACCCTGATGCAATGGCTTTCCCCCGCCTTTCCGACAGGGGCTTTTGCCTATTCCCATGGGCTTGAACGGGTGGTCGCCGACGGCACGATCCACGACGCCGCCACACTTGAAGACTGGCTTACCGGCATCTTGCTGTATGGCGCGGGGTGGCAGGACGCGGTGTTACTGGCGCAGGCGCTCAGGCCCGGGACAGACCTTGATGCGCTCGACGCTCTGGCCCGCGCCCTCGCGCCATCGGCCGAGCGTCTGCGTGAAACGCTGGATCAGGGCACCGCCCTTGCCCGGACCGTTGCGGGCATCACCGGTCGCAGCCTGCCCCCGCGTGCGCTCCCGATCGCGCTGGGTGAGGCGGCGCAGGCGCTTTCCTTGCCGCCCGCTACGGTTATCGCCTTGTTCTTGCAAGGATTTGCAGGCAACCTGACCACCATCGCTGTACGCCATGTGCCGCTGGGCCAGACTGCAGGACAAACGGTTCTGGCCAATCTGGCACCGGTGCTGGGCAGTCTTGCGGCCAGTGCGGCAACGGCGACGCTTGATGACCTCGGCGGGGCGGCGCTGGCTGCCGACCTTGCCGCCTTTGAACACGAAACCCAAGACGTCAGGATCTTTCGGACATGA
- a CDS encoding MDR family MFS transporter, whose translation MTSSPTPQDVTPTAVRSVRLVIASVATLLLLAALDQTIVSTALPTIVSDLGGLEHLSWVVTAYILASTVAAPLYGKLGDLYGRRIMVFVSVGLFLIGSLLCGLAGSMTFLIVSRAIQGLGGGGLFVLALSVVGDVLTAKERGKIQGMFAAVFSISSMVGPLIGGYFVEQFSWHWIFLINVPLGILAVIGFAMSFPAHTATKKHKIDWAGAAALSLTLASVTLMTALGGNTLPWDSLETYGLGALSLVALVAFILIERRAVEPILPLELFNLNVFTTTSMLSFLTGAAMLGAVTFLPLYLQVARGVSPMISGLLLAPMTLGIVAATTVAGTYMRRSGRYRILPIVGMTILAIGGVLLAQISVETSTWGFSAMIVLFGFGMGLCFPVLTTAVQNAVPRAQLGTATSSGVMFRQIGGSLAVAMFGAMMTARLAAQAGGLNFSAEMGPQALAQLDPAIRAGIATHIVDAIAPIYWVVAAFGVLGLIVALILREIPLSGRTPAPQAE comes from the coding sequence ATGACATCCTCCCCCACGCCTCAAGACGTCACCCCCACCGCTGTCCGGTCGGTCCGGCTGGTCATCGCGTCTGTCGCCACGCTTTTGCTGCTCGCAGCGCTTGATCAGACCATCGTATCGACGGCCCTGCCCACCATCGTCTCGGATCTGGGCGGGCTCGAACACCTCAGCTGGGTCGTCACCGCCTATATCCTCGCCTCGACCGTGGCAGCGCCGCTTTATGGCAAACTGGGCGACCTTTATGGCCGCCGGATCATGGTCTTTGTGTCGGTCGGGCTGTTCCTGATCGGCTCGTTGCTCTGCGGGCTGGCGGGCAGCATGACGTTCCTCATCGTCTCGCGCGCCATTCAGGGCCTTGGCGGCGGCGGGCTGTTCGTGCTTGCCCTGTCGGTGGTGGGCGACGTGCTCACCGCCAAGGAGCGCGGCAAGATCCAAGGCATGTTTGCGGCTGTCTTCTCGATCTCGTCGATGGTCGGGCCGCTGATCGGCGGCTATTTCGTCGAGCAGTTCAGCTGGCACTGGATCTTCCTGATCAACGTGCCGCTGGGCATTCTGGCCGTGATCGGCTTCGCCATGAGCTTCCCGGCTCATACCGCCACCAAGAAGCACAAGATCGACTGGGCGGGCGCTGCGGCCCTGTCGCTCACGCTGGCTTCGGTGACGCTGATGACCGCGCTGGGGGGCAATACGCTGCCTTGGGATTCGCTGGAAACCTATGGGCTGGGTGCTTTGTCGCTGGTGGCGCTGGTGGCGTTCATCCTGATTGAGCGCCGCGCGGTCGAACCGATCCTGCCGCTTGAGCTGTTCAATCTGAACGTCTTTACCACCACCTCGATGCTGAGCTTCCTGACCGGCGCGGCGATGCTGGGGGCGGTGACGTTCCTGCCGCTGTATCTGCAGGTCGCGCGCGGCGTGAGCCCGATGATCTCGGGCTTGCTGCTGGCCCCGATGACGCTGGGTATCGTCGCCGCCACCACGGTTGCGGGCACCTATATGCGCCGCAGCGGGCGCTACCGGATCCTGCCGATTGTCGGCATGACCATTCTTGCCATCGGCGGCGTGCTGCTGGCGCAGATCTCGGTCGAGACGTCGACCTGGGGCTTCTCGGCCATGATCGTGCTTTTCGGCTTTGGCATGGGCCTGTGTTTCCCGGTGCTGACCACCGCCGTGCAGAACGCCGTGCCGCGCGCGCAACTGGGCACGGCCACGTCCTCGGGCGTCATGTTCCGGCAGATCGGTGGCTCGCTGGCGGTCGCCATGTTCGGCGCGATGATGACCGCGCGGCTGGCCGCGCAGGCAGGCGGGCTGAACTTCTCGGCCGAGATGGGCCCGCAGGCGCTCGCGCAGCTCGACCCGGCGATCCGCGCCGGCATCGCCACGCATATCGTCGACGCCATCGCCCCGATCTACTGGGTCGTCGCGGCCTTCGGTGTGCTGGGTCTGATCGTCGCGCTGATCCTGCGCGAAATCCCGCTGTCGGGCCGCACGCCCGCACCGCAGGCCGAGTAA
- a CDS encoding HupE/UreJ family protein, whose amino-acid sequence MRALPLALMLLLSPTLALAHGTHDLGTFAHGAAHPLGGLDHVLAMLAVGLLAAQAGGRALWAMPLGFVGAMLAGGALGFVGVTLPAVEPMILASIVILGVLAALATRLPLAATLPMIALFGLAHGWAHGAEGPATGMVLYAAGFALATAALHAAGIAMGRSLSALTTRSLGGAAALAGLALALV is encoded by the coding sequence ATGCGCGCACTCCCCCTCGCCCTGATGCTGCTGCTTTCGCCCACGCTGGCGCTGGCTCACGGCACCCATGACCTTGGCACCTTCGCCCATGGCGCCGCGCACCCGCTGGGCGGGCTGGATCACGTGCTGGCGATGCTCGCGGTGGGACTGCTGGCCGCGCAGGCCGGTGGCCGCGCGCTCTGGGCGATGCCGCTGGGTTTTGTCGGCGCGATGCTGGCGGGCGGTGCCCTTGGCTTTGTCGGCGTCACCCTGCCCGCGGTCGAGCCGATGATCCTTGCCTCCATCGTCATCCTCGGCGTGCTGGCCGCCCTTGCCACCCGCCTGCCGCTGGCCGCCACCCTGCCGATGATCGCGCTGTTCGGTCTGGCCCATGGCTGGGCGCATGGCGCTGAAGGCCCGGCCACCGGCATGGTGCTTTACGCGGCGGGCTTTGCTTTGGCCACCGCCGCGCTACATGCTGCGGGTATCGCGATGGGGCGCAGCCTTTCTGCCCTGACCACGCGCTCGCTGGGCGGGGCCGCCGCTTTGGCGGGCCTTGCGCTGGCCCTTGTGTAA
- a CDS encoding HAD-IIA family hydrolase: MQPDARWAFARYCAIAHHYPRPGRIFPPFSARIDDLRGVIDRYDGFILDAFGVLNVGDGVLPQAVERIAQMRAAGKRVVVLTNGASATRDEALAKYHSWGFDFTADEVIASRDLAGAALAGRGGVWAAIAPEGAGFDDLPGDVRALDAGLLDSADGFLFLGSQGWDDAKQAALVAALTARPRPVICANPDVVAPREGGFTWEPGHYAVDLPVPVEFYGKPFGGAFEAALKALDLPAKRVAMVGDSLHTDILGGRAAGCFTVLIQSHGFFKGVDPKAFIAASGLVPDFIAAET, encoded by the coding sequence ATGCAGCCAGATGCCCGCTGGGCCTTTGCCCGATACTGCGCGATTGCGCATCATTACCCCCGGCCCGGGCGGATCTTTCCGCCGTTCAGTGCCAGGATTGACGACCTGCGCGGCGTGATTGATCGCTATGACGGCTTCATTCTGGACGCGTTCGGCGTGCTGAATGTGGGCGACGGCGTGCTGCCGCAGGCCGTCGAGCGGATCGCGCAGATGCGCGCGGCGGGCAAGCGCGTGGTGGTGCTGACCAACGGTGCCTCGGCCACGCGGGACGAGGCGCTGGCGAAGTACCACAGCTGGGGCTTTGATTTCACCGCCGATGAGGTGATCGCCAGCCGCGATCTGGCCGGTGCGGCGCTGGCCGGGCGTGGCGGGGTCTGGGCGGCGATTGCCCCTGAAGGCGCCGGGTTCGACGACCTGCCGGGCGACGTGCGGGCGCTGGACGCGGGGTTGCTGGACAGCGCGGACGGGTTCTTGTTTCTGGGCTCGCAGGGCTGGGATGACGCCAAACAGGCGGCGTTGGTGGCGGCGCTAACGGCGCGTCCGCGCCCGGTGATCTGCGCCAATCCTGATGTGGTGGCCCCGCGCGAAGGCGGGTTCACCTGGGAGCCGGGGCATTATGCGGTGGATCTGCCGGTGCCGGTCGAGTTCTACGGCAAGCCGTTTGGCGGGGCGTTCGAGGCGGCGCTCAAGGCGCTGGACCTGCCTGCCAAGCGCGTGGCGATGGTCGGCGACTCGCTGCATACCGACATTCTGGGCGGGCGCGCGGCGGGGTGTTTTACCGTGCTCATCCAGTCGCACGGGTTCTTCAAAGGCGTCGATCCCAAGGCGTTCATCGCCGCCAGCGGGCTGGTGCCGGATTTCATCGCGGCTGAGACATGA
- a CDS encoding YrhK family protein, with amino-acid sequence MTLFHPANRSLSPEHERLWAAYEIAYTLVDFLAAGLFIVGSILFLSPDTTQTGTLLFILGSVFFGLKPTLRLTREVRLVALGNVNEVAKRLDG; translated from the coding sequence ATGACGCTGTTCCACCCCGCCAACCGCAGCCTCTCGCCAGAGCACGAGCGCCTTTGGGCCGCCTATGAGATCGCCTATACATTGGTTGATTTCCTGGCCGCGGGGTTGTTCATTGTCGGATCGATCCTGTTTCTCAGCCCCGACACCACGCAAACCGGCACCTTGCTGTTCATCCTCGGATCGGTATTCTTCGGCCTGAAACCTACCCTGCGCCTGACGCGCGAGGTCCGGCTGGTGGCGCTGGGGAACGTGAACGAGGTCGCCAAACGGCTCGATGGCTGA
- a CDS encoding GFA family protein yields the protein MSGLPLSGSCHCGAVRFRVTSHTPVPYQLCYCSVCRKTTGGGGYAINLAARADSLVVENRETLAIYRATITEDGETRHSTAERHFCSRCGSHLWLYDPTWPDLIHPLASALDTPLPPAPALTHLMLDAKPDWVPVNAGPQDAEFPRYPDTSIEDWHTSHGLWVV from the coding sequence ATGAGCGGCCTCCCCCTCTCAGGCAGTTGTCACTGCGGGGCCGTGCGCTTTCGCGTCACCAGCCACACGCCGGTGCCCTACCAGCTGTGCTATTGCTCGGTGTGCCGCAAAACCACCGGCGGCGGGGGTTATGCGATCAACCTCGCCGCCCGCGCCGACAGTCTGGTGGTCGAGAACCGCGAGACATTGGCAATTTACCGCGCCACCATCACCGAAGACGGTGAAACCCGCCACTCGACCGCCGAGCGTCATTTCTGTTCGCGCTGCGGCAGCCACCTGTGGCTCTATGATCCCACCTGGCCGGACCTCATCCACCCGCTCGCCAGCGCGCTCGACACGCCGCTGCCGCCCGCGCCCGCGCTGACCCACCTGATGCTCGACGCCAAACCCGACTGGGTGCCGGTCAACGCCGGGCCGCAAGACGCTGAATTTCCCCGCTATCCCGACACCTCGATCGAGGACTGGCACACATCGCACGGCCTCTGGGTCGTCTGA
- a CDS encoding urease accessory protein UreE: protein MTDLPPAARLLTQQPAQAHDIVVLDYDARLIRRKRLTTVQGDSFLVDLPTVTNLDPFWGFELEDGRNIQIVAAEESVLVITGPLARLCWHIGNRHTPCEIHHDHLLIREDHVLEKMLTGLGAQITRASRPFAPESGAYGTGRTMGHDHGPAAHHTHGDHTHGHHHHGHDDHGHHHPHAEDAAE from the coding sequence ATGACTGACCTGCCCCCCGCCGCCCGACTGCTGACCCAACAACCTGCGCAGGCCCATGACATCGTGGTGCTGGACTATGACGCCCGCCTGATCCGCCGCAAACGGCTGACAACGGTGCAGGGCGACAGCTTTCTGGTCGACCTGCCCACCGTCACCAATCTCGACCCCTTCTGGGGGTTTGAACTGGAAGACGGACGTAACATTCAGATCGTCGCCGCCGAAGAGTCAGTCCTTGTGATCACCGGGCCGCTGGCGCGCCTGTGCTGGCACATCGGCAACCGGCATACACCCTGCGAAATTCACCACGATCATCTGCTGATCCGCGAAGACCATGTGCTGGAGAAAATGCTTACCGGTCTTGGCGCGCAAATCACCCGGGCCTCGCGCCCCTTCGCACCCGAATCCGGGGCCTATGGCACAGGTCGCACGATGGGCCATGACCATGGTCCGGCAGCGCACCATACGCATGGCGATCATACCCATGGACACCATCATCATGGACATGATGACCATGGACATCATCACCCGCATGCGGAAGATGCCGCTGAATGA
- the tsaA gene encoding tRNA (N6-threonylcarbamoyladenosine(37)-N6)-methyltransferase TrmO, whose product MTDAILGADASLGFIGHVETPYKTLSECPKRVGADGPECAVVLNAPWDRALQGIEQFEWIELFLWFHKARRDLLIIEPNHGNGPRGVFSLRSPVRPNPIAVTTVTLIARQGNRLIVRGLEALDGTPLLDLKPGRCPLA is encoded by the coding sequence GTGACCGACGCCATCCTGGGCGCGGATGCCAGCCTTGGGTTCATTGGCCATGTCGAGACGCCTTACAAGACGCTCTCGGAGTGCCCCAAGCGTGTCGGAGCTGACGGGCCGGAGTGCGCGGTGGTGCTGAATGCGCCGTGGGATCGGGCCTTGCAGGGGATCGAGCAATTTGAGTGGATCGAGTTGTTCTTGTGGTTCCACAAGGCGCGCCGCGATCTGCTGATCATCGAGCCCAACCACGGCAACGGTCCGCGCGGCGTGTTCTCGCTGCGCTCACCGGTGCGGCCCAATCCGATTGCGGTGACGACGGTGACCCTGATCGCGCGGCAGGGCAACCGGCTGATCGTGCGCGGGCTGGAAGCGCTGGATGGCACGCCCCTGCTTGATCTCAAGCCGGGGCGGTGTCCGTTGGCGTAG
- a CDS encoding urease subunit beta, with protein sequence MIPGEIFAAPGDIILNPDAPVTTLTVANTGDRPVQVGSHYHFAETNPGLSFDREAARGQRLDIPAGTAVRFEPGQTREVNLIPYQGSRTVYGFNAKVMGAL encoded by the coding sequence ATGATCCCCGGAGAGATTTTCGCCGCCCCCGGCGACATCATCCTCAACCCCGACGCCCCCGTCACCACGCTCACGGTCGCCAATACCGGCGACCGGCCCGTGCAGGTCGGCTCGCATTACCATTTTGCCGAAACCAACCCCGGTCTCAGCTTTGACCGCGAGGCCGCGCGCGGCCAGAGGCTGGACATTCCCGCCGGCACCGCCGTGCGCTTCGAGCCGGGGCAAACGCGCGAGGTCAATCTGATCCCCTATCAGGGCAGTCGCACCGTCTATGGCTTCAACGCCAAAGTCATGGGTGCGCTGTGA
- a CDS encoding urease subunit gamma yields the protein MNLTPREKDKLLISLAAMVARGRLARGVKLNHPEAIALITDFVVEGARDGRPVAELMETGAHVITAEQCMSGIPEMIHSVQVEATFPDGTKLVTVHHPIR from the coding sequence ATGAACCTTACCCCCCGCGAAAAGGACAAGCTGCTGATCAGCCTTGCGGCCATGGTGGCGCGTGGACGGCTGGCGCGCGGCGTCAAGCTCAACCACCCCGAGGCCATCGCGCTGATCACCGATTTCGTCGTCGAGGGCGCCCGCGACGGCCGCCCGGTGGCCGAACTGATGGAAACCGGCGCGCATGTGATCACCGCCGAGCAATGCATGTCCGGCATCCCCGAAATGATCCATTCCGTGCAGGTCGAGGCGACGTTCCCCGACGGCACCAAACTCGTCACCGTTCACCACCCGATCCGCTAA
- the ureG gene encoding urease accessory protein UreG, which yields MSMNGPLRVGIGGPVGCGKTSLTEQLARALASRCSMAVITNDIYTREDADYLVRAQVLPEARIKGVETGGCPHTAIREDASINLAAVAELSLEIPGLDLILIESGGDNLAATFSPELADLSIYVIDTAAGQDIPRKRGPGLTKSDLLVVNKTDLAPYVGVDLAQLEADTHRARGQRPYVMAQVRNGVGIEAVIAFLEREGGLRLR from the coding sequence ATGAGCATGAATGGCCCCCTCCGGGTGGGAATCGGCGGCCCCGTCGGCTGCGGCAAGACCTCGCTGACCGAGCAACTGGCCCGTGCGCTGGCCAGCCGCTGCTCGATGGCGGTGATCACCAACGACATCTACACGCGCGAGGACGCCGATTATCTGGTCCGCGCACAGGTCCTGCCCGAGGCGCGCATCAAGGGCGTAGAAACCGGCGGCTGCCCGCACACCGCGATCCGCGAGGATGCGTCGATCAATCTGGCCGCCGTGGCTGAACTGAGCCTTGAGATCCCCGGTCTGGACCTGATCCTGATCGAGAGCGGTGGCGACAATCTGGCGGCGACGTTTTCGCCCGAGTTGGCGGATCTGTCGATCTATGTCATCGACACCGCCGCCGGGCAGGACATTCCGCGCAAGCGCGGCCCCGGCCTGACAAAATCCGACCTGCTGGTGGTCAACAAGACCGATCTGGCGCCCTACGTTGGCGTCGATCTCGCGCAGCTTGAGGCCGACACCCACCGCGCGCGCGGCCAGCGGCCCTATGTCATGGCGCAGGTGCGCAACGGGGTCGGCATCGAGGCGGTGATCGCCTTCCTGGAGCGTGAAGGCGGGCTGCGGCTGCGCTGA
- a CDS encoding urease accessory protein UreD produces the protein MNAQTPPLHQRTRGSADVVMAGGRLKRLYTQGSAKAIPLTGARPEVVFLNTSGGLTGGDRLSFALQTDSDTTATTQTAERAYRASEGTAQMSVSLDISHGRLDWLPQETILFDRSALRRHTRISLGPQAECLLLEAIVLGRAAMGETVRDFTLTDRREILRAGKPVLVEPLKMHGGTLTGPATLQGARAFASIALVAQGAEDALGPVRATLNEPGVRGAASAFDGKLTLRLIAADGWPLRRQIARLVSVLRPANTGSLPRVWQI, from the coding sequence ATGAACGCCCAAACCCCGCCCCTTCACCAGCGCACGCGCGGCTCGGCCGATGTCGTGATGGCGGGCGGGCGGCTCAAGCGGCTTTATACCCAAGGCTCGGCCAAGGCGATTCCGCTGACCGGCGCGCGGCCTGAGGTGGTTTTTCTCAATACATCCGGCGGGTTGACCGGCGGCGACCGACTGTCCTTTGCCCTGCAGACCGACAGTGACACCACCGCCACCACCCAGACCGCCGAGCGCGCCTACCGCGCCAGCGAGGGCACGGCGCAGATGAGCGTCTCGCTGGATATCAGCCACGGCAGGCTCGACTGGCTGCCGCAGGAAACCATCCTTTTCGACCGCTCGGCCCTGCGCCGCCACACCCGCATCAGCTTGGGCCCGCAGGCCGAGTGTCTGCTGCTGGAGGCCATCGTGCTGGGCCGCGCCGCGATGGGCGAGACGGTGCGCGACTTCACCCTGACCGACCGGCGCGAGATTCTGCGCGCAGGCAAGCCCGTGCTGGTCGAGCCGCTGAAAATGCACGGTGGCACCCTGACCGGCCCCGCCACGCTGCAGGGCGCGCGCGCCTTTGCCTCGATCGCGCTGGTCGCGCAGGGGGCCGAGGATGCGCTGGGTCCGGTGCGCGCCACACTGAACGAGCCGGGTGTGCGCGGTGCTGCCTCGGCGTTCGACGGAAAACTGACGCTGCGGCTGATCGCCGCCGACGGCTGGCCGCTCAGACGGCAGATCGCACGGCTGGTATCCGTGTTGCGACCTGCTAACACTGGCAGCCTGCCCCGCGTCTGGCAGATCTAG
- a CDS encoding antifreeze protein: protein MAAFAFDALRLALQTGTMLMQAQQVVAMRTLGMMGGWNLRDGETARMVSEKMAAFTESSAAIHTALTRSKPPLAVAAAALKPYATRTRSNARSLSRRGPG from the coding sequence ATGGCCGCCTTCGCGTTTGACGCCCTGCGCCTTGCCCTGCAAACCGGCACCATGCTGATGCAGGCGCAGCAGGTCGTGGCGATGCGCACGCTGGGCATGATGGGCGGCTGGAACCTGCGCGACGGTGAGACCGCGCGCATGGTGTCCGAGAAAATGGCCGCCTTCACCGAATCCAGCGCCGCCATTCACACCGCCCTCACCCGATCCAAACCGCCGCTCGCCGTGGCCGCCGCAGCGCTCAAACCCTACGCCACGCGCACCCGCTCGAACGCCCGCAGCCTGTCGCGACGCGGACCGGGTTGA
- a CDS encoding DMT family transporter — MPTPLLLILTAAGFGASPLLIALAVAYFPPWTLAALRSAFALPLLLIAAGFFGSGLRLSRHDLLTALVGGVLVVSIPFVSMAAGMQYIPTGMGGMLYATMPLFTLALAAFFLADEPATLEQEIRIGIGMVGVVLISIPAILSGGLAEAGLGTLLTLISPLSYAAGNVWFRRREKMSPMVLSAGMFAVGVVTVWPVALLVDGAVQVTPSPYVLLVLLALVVLATVAPNLLNYALVRRAGANRAALAMFLMPAFSVIFGMIFLGERLPVLAFGGLALVIAASTAPVPGFVRRLARKRRSAGNGSRGGGRGRGRGRGRGQRVGGVPLSPEERAEFQARREARQAARALAPVDE; from the coding sequence ATGCCCACCCCCTTGCTCCTGATCCTGACAGCCGCCGGTTTTGGCGCCTCGCCGCTGTTGATCGCGCTTGCCGTCGCCTATTTCCCGCCCTGGACCCTGGCGGCGCTGCGCTCGGCCTTCGCGCTGCCGTTGCTGCTGATCGCGGCCGGTTTCTTTGGCAGCGGGCTGCGCCTGTCGCGGCATGATCTGCTGACCGCCCTGGTCGGCGGTGTGCTGGTGGTGTCGATCCCCTTCGTGAGCATGGCGGCGGGCATGCAGTATATTCCCACCGGCATGGGCGGCATGCTCTATGCCACGATGCCGCTGTTCACATTGGCGCTGGCAGCATTTTTTCTGGCCGATGAGCCCGCGACGCTGGAGCAGGAAATCCGTATCGGCATCGGTATGGTTGGTGTTGTGCTGATCTCGATCCCGGCGATCCTGTCAGGCGGTCTGGCCGAGGCGGGTCTGGGCACGCTGCTGACGCTGATCTCGCCGCTGAGCTACGCGGCGGGCAACGTGTGGTTCCGTCGGCGTGAAAAGATGTCGCCGATGGTCCTGTCGGCGGGAATGTTCGCGGTGGGTGTGGTGACGGTCTGGCCGGTGGCGCTGCTGGTCGACGGGGCGGTGCAGGTCACGCCCTCGCCCTATGTTCTGTTGGTGCTGCTGGCACTCGTCGTTCTGGCGACGGTCGCGCCAAACCTGCTGAATTACGCGCTGGTGCGCCGCGCTGGTGCGAACCGGGCGGCCCTGGCGATGTTCCTGATGCCGGCGTTCAGCGTGATCTTCGGGATGATATTTCTGGGCGAACGGCTGCCGGTTCTCGCTTTTGGCGGTCTGGCGCTGGTGATCGCTGCATCGACTGCGCCGGTGCCGGGCTTTGTCCGCCGTCTTGCCAGAAAGCGCCGGTCAGCGGGCAACGGGTCACGGGGCGGCGGGCGGGGGCGCGGCCGCGGTCGTGGCCGGGGCCAGCGCGTCGGAGGTGTGCCGTTGTCGCCGGAAGAACGCGCGGAATTTCAGGCGCGGCGCGAGGCGCGGCAGGCCGCGCGCGCGCTGGCCCCGGTTGACGAGTGA
- the ureC gene encoding urease subunit alpha — MPYAISRAQYADMFGPTTGDRVRLGDTEIIIEVERDLTLYGDEVKFGGGKVIRDGMGQSQITRAMGSMDTVITNALILDYTGIYKADVGLRDGRIAVIGKAGNPDTQPGVDVIIGPGTEIIAGEGKILTAGGFDAHIHFICPQQVEDALHSGLTTMLGGGTGPAHGTLATTCTPGPWHIGRMLQAIDGLPMNIGLAGKGNASQPDALVEMITAGACALKLHEDWGTTPAAIDCCLTVADQMDVQVMIHTDTLNESGFVENTLDAIKGRTIHAFHTEGAGGGHAPDIIKVVSSQNVIPSSTNPTMPYTINTIEEHLDMLMVCHHLSRKVPEDVAFAESRIRRETIAAEDILHDMGAFSIISSDSQAMGRVGEVITRTWQTASKMKQQRGRLADETGENDNLRARRYIAKYTINPAIVHGMAGEIGSIETGKRADLVLWSPAFFGAKPEMVLIGGSIAMAQMGDPNASIPTPQPVYSRPMFGALGRAVERSAVTFVSQAGLDAGIGDALGLRKSLVAVQGCRGVTKSDMKLNFATPSIDVDPETYEVRADGELLTCEPATELPLAQRYFLF, encoded by the coding sequence ATGCCCTACGCCATCTCCCGCGCCCAATACGCCGACATGTTCGGCCCGACCACCGGCGACCGCGTGCGCCTTGGTGATACCGAGATCATCATCGAGGTCGAGCGCGACCTGACCCTGTACGGCGACGAGGTGAAATTCGGCGGCGGCAAGGTGATCCGCGACGGGATGGGCCAAAGCCAGATCACCCGCGCGATGGGGTCCATGGACACTGTTATCACCAACGCGCTGATCCTCGACTATACCGGCATCTACAAAGCCGATGTGGGCCTGCGCGACGGGCGCATCGCGGTGATCGGCAAGGCGGGCAACCCCGACACCCAGCCCGGCGTCGATGTGATCATCGGCCCGGGGACCGAGATCATCGCTGGCGAAGGCAAGATCCTGACCGCGGGCGGCTTCGACGCGCATATCCATTTCATCTGCCCGCAACAGGTCGAGGACGCCCTGCATTCCGGCCTGACCACCATGCTCGGCGGCGGCACCGGCCCGGCGCATGGCACGCTCGCCACCACCTGCACCCCCGGTCCCTGGCATATCGGACGGATGCTGCAGGCCATCGACGGCTTGCCGATGAACATCGGCCTGGCTGGAAAGGGCAACGCCAGCCAGCCGGATGCGCTGGTTGAAATGATCACTGCGGGCGCTTGTGCGTTGAAATTGCACGAAGACTGGGGCACCACCCCCGCCGCCATCGACTGCTGCCTGACCGTGGCCGACCAGATGGACGTGCAGGTGATGATCCACACCGACACGCTTAACGAATCCGGCTTTGTCGAAAACACCCTCGACGCCATCAAGGGCCGCACCATTCACGCCTTCCACACCGAAGGCGCGGGCGGCGGCCACGCCCCCGACATCATCAAGGTGGTCTCGTCGCAGAACGTCATCCCGTCATCGACCAACCCGACGATGCCCTACACGATCAACACGATCGAAGAGCATCTCGACATGCTGATGGTCTGCCACCACCTGTCGCGCAAAGTCCCTGAGGATGTCGCCTTTGCGGAATCCCGCATCCGCCGCGAAACCATCGCGGCTGAGGATATCCTGCACGACATGGGCGCGTTTTCGATCATTTCCTCGGACAGTCAGGCCATGGGCCGCGTCGGCGAGGTGATCACCCGCACCTGGCAGACCGCCTCGAAGATGAAGCAGCAACGCGGGCGGCTGGCCGATGAAACCGGCGAGAACGACAACCTGCGCGCCCGCCGCTACATCGCGAAATACACCATCAACCCGGCCATCGTGCACGGCATGGCCGGTGAAATCGGTTCCATCGAGACCGGCAAACGCGCCGATCTGGTGCTCTGGTCCCCCGCGTTTTTCGGTGCCAAGCCCGAGATGGTGCTGATCGGCGGCTCCATCGCCATGGCGCAGATGGGCGATCCGAACGCCTCGATCCCCACGCCGCAGCCGGTTTATTCGCGCCCGATGTTCGGCGCACTGGGCCGCGCGGTCGAGCGTTCGGCGGTTACCTTTGTCAGTCAGGCCGGGCTGGACGCGGGCATTGGCGACGCGCTCGGACTGCGCAAATCGCTGGTTGCTGTGCAGGGTTGCCGGGGGGTGACCAAGTCCGACATGAAGCTCAACTTCGCCACCCCCAGTATCGACGTTGACCCCGAGACCTATGAGGTCCGCGCCGACGGCGAACTGCTCACCTGCGAGCCCGCCACCGAACTGCCACTGGCGCAGCGCTACTTCCTGTTCTGA